The following proteins are encoded in a genomic region of Kosakonia oryzae:
- the ybbA gene encoding putative ABC transporter ATP-binding protein YbbA: MPAENIVEVHRLKKSVGQGEHELSILTGVELVVKPAETIALIGESGSGKSTLLAILAGLDDGSSGEVHLLGKPLHAMDEEARATLRAQNVGFVFQSFMLIPTLNALENVELPALLRGENGGQSRGSAKALLEELGLGKRLDHLPAQLSGGEQQRVALARAFNGRPAVLFADEPTGNLDRQTGDKIADLLFSMNQQHGTTLILVTHDSQLAARCNRRLRLVNGELREEA, encoded by the coding sequence ATGCCAGCGGAAAACATTGTTGAAGTTCATCGTCTTAAGAAGTCCGTCGGTCAGGGGGAGCATGAGCTTTCCATCCTTACCGGAGTTGAGCTTGTTGTCAAACCAGCCGAGACCATCGCCCTGATTGGCGAATCGGGATCCGGTAAATCAACCCTGCTGGCGATCCTCGCCGGGCTGGATGATGGCAGCAGTGGGGAGGTTCATCTGCTGGGTAAGCCGCTGCATGCGATGGATGAAGAGGCGCGAGCGACACTGCGGGCGCAGAATGTGGGTTTTGTTTTTCAGTCGTTTATGTTGATCCCCACGCTTAATGCTCTGGAAAACGTAGAGTTACCCGCCCTGCTGCGCGGAGAAAACGGCGGCCAAAGCCGCGGCAGCGCTAAAGCCCTGCTGGAAGAGCTGGGGCTGGGCAAGCGCCTCGATCACCTGCCTGCGCAACTTTCTGGCGGCGAGCAGCAGCGAGTGGCGCTGGCGCGCGCCTTTAACGGTCGTCCGGCCGTGCTGTTTGCCGATGAACCCACCGGTAACCTCGATCGACAGACCGGCGACAAAATCGCCGACCTGCTGTTTTCCATGAATCAGCAGCACGGCACAACATTAATTCTGGTGACGCATGATTCGCAGCTGGCGGCGCGCTGCAACCGGCGCTTACGTCTGGTTAATGGCGAACTGCGGGAGGAAGCATGA